The following coding sequences lie in one Rutidosis leptorrhynchoides isolate AG116_Rl617_1_P2 chromosome 6, CSIRO_AGI_Rlap_v1, whole genome shotgun sequence genomic window:
- the LOC139852305 gene encoding ATG8-interacting protein 2-like, with amino-acid sequence MADKEEGQTNTPRGADWEVVSLTASAYAAAPSDNIPDFKQGEKYGLVEKDKNENALFMSGHFVLPTSQHETVPSEPKNTEILDQQIGEDNSSVSVTHLGGKPDSKEEENWNLMKLTDPDFTDNTTLSGLNLSGKEQSFYDSSALHSLHSEATIGALNINDETRVLDDCIQLPDPVLSPSNEDNNDGPGKDYASWFKKQAASLYAHAKETNTFWSIFAAAAVLSIVIIGKKWQQERWQVLRNEWKSKTHDEKMRMMAAPISRLKSVMIGGHQQDFPVRGSISPEI; translated from the exons ATGGCAGATAAAGAGGAAGGTCAGACAAATACACCTCGTGGTGCCGACTGGGAAGTGGTATCACTCACTGCATCAGCGTACGCTGCTGCACCTAGTGACAATATACCAGATTTCAAACAAGGAGAAAAGTATGGTTTAGTTGAAAAAGATAAAAATGAAAATGCTTTGTTTATGTCTGGTCATTTTGTTCTGCCAACTAGCCAGCATGAGACCGTGCCATCAGAACCTAAAAACACCGAGATCTTAGATCAGCAGATTGGAGAAGACAATAGTTCTGTCTCTGTTACACATTTAGGTGGAAAACCCGATTCGAAAGAAGAAGAAAACTGGAATCTTATGAAGTTAACTGACCCAGACTTCACAGATAATACTACCTTATCTGGTCTAAACTTATCAGGAAAAGAACAGAGTTTTTATGATTCTTCAGCGCTTCATTCATTACACAGTGAAGCAACTATTGGAGCATTAAACATAAATGACGAAACAAGGGTTTTAGACGATTGTATACAGCTTCCTGATCCAGTATTAAGTCCCAGTAATGAAGACAACAATGATGGACCTGGCAAGGATTATGCATCCTGGTTTAAAAAACAAGCAGCTTCGCTGTACGCACATGCAAAAGAGACGAATACATTTTGGTCTATTTTTGCTGCTGCTGCAGTGCTAAGCATTGTTATAATCGGCAAAAAGTGGCAACAAGAAAGATGGCAAGTTCTGCGCAACGAGTGGAAATCTAAGACCCATGATGAG AAAATGAGGATGATGGCAGCTCCCATTTCTCGATTAAAAAGCGTAATGATAGGTGGCCACCAGCAAGATTTCCCGGTCAGAGGAAGCATTTCGCCAGAGATTTGA